One genomic window of Borreliella garinii includes the following:
- a CDS encoding tetratricopeptide repeat protein codes for MNNFSFEKALNFYKNGDLKSSLDNLDVFDENLDSLALKALIYFKKKDYKALLYVLNTYPDVLSEYNFLVNLIDYGKIEKNKEDLGPFESYNLGVFYFNLKEYKLALSCFLKAKEQKPDFIQALNNSAVLFEMLGNKDEALKLFFEARDLDQNNSLVRLNIWILKNRESLKAGSFLEVDKIFSDVDLALVVNYLMYYFYFIGEISRAIRLSEKFLTDSHYSKYIWHNRGTIFHKIGNMTQATTSYVKAILNFSNIYTIYNMHIATIELLKFSPKKSIERMVDDYSNLDLIYLYATLFFLRNRDLEDAYFYMKKLCELNPEPYSKFLKLLESSEDMLIENLLEEFAVSLRANWHLEYLFFIDNSLNLRDPIFIFDHNIRINTYIWRIKDEFIELKFSNNEEKMVQEILHAECVCPKIDISIGDFQKLIEAYKEFRINYYYL; via the coding sequence ATGAATAACTTTAGTTTTGAGAAAGCTTTAAATTTTTATAAAAATGGTGATCTTAAAAGCTCTCTTGACAATTTAGATGTTTTTGATGAAAATTTAGATTCTCTTGCACTTAAAGCTCTTATTTATTTCAAAAAAAAGGATTATAAGGCTCTTTTATATGTGTTGAATACTTATCCTGACGTTTTGAGTGAATACAATTTTTTAGTTAATCTTATAGATTATGGTAAAATCGAAAAAAATAAAGAAGATTTAGGGCCTTTTGAGAGTTATAATTTGGGTGTTTTTTATTTCAATTTAAAAGAATATAAACTTGCTTTAAGTTGTTTTTTAAAAGCCAAAGAGCAAAAACCTGATTTTATACAAGCGTTAAACAATAGTGCTGTCTTATTTGAAATGTTGGGCAACAAAGACGAGGCTTTAAAATTATTTTTTGAGGCTAGAGATTTAGATCAAAATAATTCTCTTGTTAGGCTTAATATTTGGATTTTAAAAAATAGAGAATCTCTTAAAGCAGGAAGCTTTTTGGAAGTAGACAAAATTTTTTCTGATGTCGATCTTGCTCTTGTTGTTAATTATTTGATGTATTATTTCTATTTTATTGGAGAAATAAGCAGGGCAATCAGACTTTCTGAAAAATTTTTAACAGATTCTCATTATTCTAAGTATATTTGGCACAATAGGGGGACTATTTTTCATAAAATAGGCAATATGACTCAAGCTACTACATCTTATGTTAAAGCCATTTTGAATTTTTCAAATATTTATACAATTTATAATATGCATATCGCAACAATTGAGCTTTTAAAATTTTCTCCTAAAAAGTCTATTGAGAGAATGGTTGATGATTATTCCAACCTAGACTTGATATATTTGTATGCAACTTTATTCTTTCTGAGAAATCGTGATCTTGAAGATGCCTATTTTTACATGAAAAAACTTTGCGAGCTTAATCCAGAGCCTTATTCAAAATTTTTAAAATTACTTGAGTCTAGCGAGGATATGTTAATTGAAAATCTGCTTGAAGAATTTGCAGTATCTTTAAGGGCAAATTGGCATTTAGAGTATTTATTTTTTATTGACAATTCTTTAAATTTGAGAGATCCTATTTTTATTTTTGATCACAATATAAGGATAAATACATATATTTGGAGAATTAAAGATGAGTTTATTGAATTGAAATTTAGCAATAATGAGGAAAAAATGGTTCAAGAGATATTGCATGCAGAATGTGTTTGTCCCAAAATTGATATTTCTATTGGAGATTTTCAAAAGTTAATAGAAGCTTATAAAGAGTTTAGAATAAATTACTATTATTTGTAA
- a CDS encoding fibronectin type III domain-containing protein: MRLILMLLLFFLCFSVLLSQELKLILDSKKNFKFVQDSSNITFERDMRGLLGIYLDRYKAVLDLNNIDLRLEIGRDNKLKDTSSNYLVSANSLRVSNEFRNVSNGSLIFYSNQNPVKFKPLTKKAFFSSGNTVSDFTIKFWVYRTTSVTGEIIFSWDGYKNINNLWVDQSIRLESDEGNFVWVLNNVFLKDNKNPLKIRMKSNDDFIPKKWHLHTLRYRQRDGMLEYLIDSKPQAIEYITDNKKEGSGYLLSIGNFIDFTLGTYFTGAVENLEIHKSFEEVSNAFFSKNMGYIITEPIKLSKYYSQVLSFDVDSNVPKDTEIVYYYRLDNKVFYDTDSYGNIKKNLTGAWIHFDPKKDFPDSKISKYIQIKVEFYPSGDSVSSPSLYSMSITYVPEAAPFPPVITRVIPGSREVFLEWIPVVNSSVEGYYIYIGVASGNYHGKTSGVLTSPIDVGNQTSFKITGLEDGRLYYISIAAYNLDKSVNKTSFSKEISVRPMEIFKKYE; the protein is encoded by the coding sequence ATGAGATTAATTTTAATGCTCTTGCTATTTTTTTTGTGCTTTTCTGTTCTTTTATCTCAAGAATTGAAGTTAATACTTGATTCGAAAAAAAATTTTAAATTTGTTCAAGATTCTAGCAATATTACTTTTGAAAGGGACATGAGGGGTTTGCTTGGTATTTATTTGGACAGATATAAAGCCGTTTTGGATTTAAATAATATTGATTTACGCTTAGAAATAGGAAGGGATAATAAATTAAAAGATACATCTTCAAACTATTTAGTTAGTGCAAACAGTTTGAGAGTTTCAAATGAATTTCGAAATGTTTCTAATGGCTCTTTAATTTTTTATTCAAATCAAAATCCTGTTAAGTTTAAGCCATTAACAAAGAAAGCTTTCTTTTCCTCAGGTAATACTGTTTCTGATTTTACTATTAAGTTTTGGGTATATCGAACAACCTCTGTTACAGGGGAAATTATTTTTAGTTGGGACGGCTATAAAAATATTAATAATTTATGGGTAGATCAGTCCATTAGATTAGAGAGTGACGAGGGAAATTTTGTTTGGGTTTTAAACAATGTATTTTTAAAAGATAATAAAAATCCACTCAAAATTAGAATGAAAAGTAATGATGATTTTATTCCCAAGAAATGGCATTTGCATACTTTAAGATATAGACAAAGGGATGGCATGCTTGAATATTTGATAGATTCTAAACCTCAGGCAATAGAATATATAACAGATAATAAGAAAGAAGGATCGGGATATTTATTAAGCATTGGCAATTTTATTGATTTTACCTTAGGGACTTATTTTACTGGTGCTGTTGAAAATTTAGAAATACATAAAAGCTTTGAAGAGGTTAGTAATGCTTTTTTTTCAAAGAATATGGGATACATTATTACAGAGCCTATCAAGCTTTCTAAATATTATTCTCAAGTATTGTCATTTGATGTTGATTCTAATGTTCCTAAGGATACAGAGATTGTTTATTATTATAGATTAGACAATAAGGTGTTTTATGATACGGATAGCTATGGGAATATTAAGAAAAATTTAACCGGGGCGTGGATTCATTTTGATCCTAAAAAAGATTTTCCAGATTCAAAGATATCAAAATATATTCAAATAAAAGTTGAATTTTATCCTAGTGGAGATTCCGTAAGTAGTCCTTCTCTTTATAGTATGTCGATCACTTATGTTCCTGAAGCAGCTCCATTTCCCCCTGTAATAACAAGGGTTATTCCGGGTTCCAGAGAAGTTTTTCTTGAGTGGATTCCTGTTGTTAATAGCAGCGTTGAAGGATATTATATTTATATTGGTGTTGCCTCTGGCAATTATCATGGAAAAACTAGTGGTGTTTTAACTTCTCCTATTGATGTTGGAAATCAAACTTCTTTTAAGATTACAGGACTTGAAGATGGAAGGCTTTATTATATTAGTATTGCTGCTTATAATTTGGATAAAAGTGTTAATAAGACTTCCTTTTCGAAGGAAATTTCTGTAAGGCCCATGGAGATTTTTAAAAAATATGAATAA
- the uvrC gene encoding excinuclease ABC subunit UvrC — MKEALTSLFEKVTKLPTTSGCYKMLNKNKKILYIGKAKNLRSRIKSYFLEKKSHKIKILMKNVKSIEVITTNSEYEALLLECNLIKTHKPDYNVKLKDGKGYPMVRITHEKYPRIFKTRKIINDQSEYFGPFTNVKKLDQVLDFINKTFKIRKCKKKSNAPCLYYHMGQCLGVCYKENLEKEYQIEVNKAKSILSGNISEILDQINIKLKLAVQKEDFETAIKLKEMKSSLIEINRIQIVTKANNLNIDYVYVHPGDNVNTIIVLKYRDGKLVERDANFDESICKKDELLLQFLIQYYTSINMIVPDKIHIFLKDVDTKNVEKLINEIKNTKTEIIYKETKEILKIMEMAISNAELSLREYENKSNKALESLKLLLEMDKLPKIIEGFDIAHLKGQETVASMVTFKMGMPFKENYRLYKLNSLLKGEIDDFKAIKEVILRRYSEIINKKLELPNLILIDGGKGQLSAAFSILKSLKIEDKVKVCSLAKKHETIFLTTNKKGINLTQGHPALRILQNVRDEAHRKANGFNKKRREKITLLYTKIDGVGEKKAQKILKLIGTYKDILPLSENEISEKIKVNIKLAKRIKEFAIKENSIKILTTINKF; from the coding sequence ATGAAAGAGGCCCTAACAAGTTTATTCGAAAAAGTAACCAAATTGCCAACTACAAGCGGTTGCTATAAAATGCTAAATAAAAATAAAAAAATACTCTATATTGGAAAAGCAAAAAATCTAAGATCAAGAATAAAAAGTTATTTTTTAGAAAAAAAAAGTCACAAAATCAAAATATTAATGAAAAATGTAAAATCAATAGAAGTTATTACAACAAACAGCGAATACGAAGCATTACTACTAGAATGCAATCTAATCAAAACTCATAAGCCTGATTACAATGTAAAATTAAAAGACGGAAAAGGTTATCCTATGGTAAGGATAACTCATGAAAAATATCCAAGAATTTTTAAAACTAGAAAAATAATTAATGATCAAAGCGAATATTTTGGCCCATTCACCAATGTAAAAAAATTAGATCAGGTATTAGATTTTATTAACAAAACATTTAAGATTAGAAAGTGTAAAAAAAAATCCAATGCTCCTTGTCTATATTACCATATGGGACAGTGCCTTGGAGTATGCTACAAGGAAAACCTTGAAAAAGAATATCAAATAGAAGTAAATAAGGCAAAATCCATACTAAGCGGGAATATATCAGAAATATTAGACCAAATTAACATTAAATTAAAACTTGCTGTACAAAAAGAAGATTTTGAAACTGCCATTAAATTAAAAGAAATGAAAAGTTCTTTAATAGAAATTAATCGAATCCAAATCGTTACAAAAGCCAATAATTTAAACATAGACTATGTATATGTTCATCCGGGAGATAATGTAAATACAATAATAGTATTAAAATACAGAGATGGAAAATTAGTTGAAAGAGATGCAAATTTTGATGAGAGCATATGCAAAAAAGATGAGTTGCTTTTACAATTTTTGATTCAATATTACACATCTATTAATATGATAGTACCCGACAAAATTCATATTTTTCTCAAAGATGTCGATACTAAAAATGTTGAAAAACTAATAAATGAAATTAAAAATACAAAAACAGAAATTATTTACAAAGAAACAAAAGAAATTTTAAAAATAATGGAAATGGCCATATCTAACGCTGAATTATCTTTAAGAGAATACGAAAATAAAAGCAACAAAGCACTTGAAAGTTTGAAACTTTTACTAGAAATGGACAAACTTCCCAAAATAATTGAAGGATTTGACATTGCTCATCTTAAAGGTCAAGAAACAGTGGCTTCTATGGTTACTTTTAAAATGGGAATGCCCTTTAAAGAAAACTACAGGCTTTACAAGCTAAACTCACTGTTGAAAGGAGAAATTGACGACTTTAAGGCAATAAAAGAAGTAATTTTAAGGAGATATTCAGAAATAATCAATAAAAAATTAGAGCTACCAAATTTAATTTTAATTGACGGGGGAAAAGGACAATTAAGTGCTGCTTTTTCTATCTTAAAAAGCTTAAAAATAGAAGACAAAGTTAAAGTCTGTTCGTTAGCAAAAAAACACGAAACAATATTCTTAACAACCAACAAAAAAGGAATAAATCTCACCCAAGGACATCCTGCTCTTAGGATACTGCAAAATGTAAGAGATGAAGCACACAGAAAAGCTAATGGATTTAATAAAAAAAGACGAGAAAAAATAACCCTATTGTATACAAAAATAGATGGGGTTGGAGAAAAAAAAGCTCAAAAAATATTAAAATTAATTGGAACCTATAAGGATATATTGCCTTTAAGTGAAAATGAAATTTCAGAAAAAATAAAAGTAAATATTAAGCTTGCAAAAAGAATAAAAGAATTTGCAATAAAAGAAAACTCAATAAAAATATTGACAACGATAAATAAATTTTAA
- the holA gene encoding DNA polymerase III subunit delta — translation MQVVYLLLGSEQGLKEAYLKELLVKMDAFKSKVLVTKFFLSELSVVEFVEKLFSNSFFSEKEIFIVYESELLKAGKDLELVCNAILKSSNKTIIFVSNSNTCNIDFKSKLKFIKKVFYEIPDDDKFTFVKRNFFNLNIKITDSAINLMLLMLNSDTKILKFYIDSFALFAKNNTIDEEDITSWISFVRFENTFSLFNSILKKDMEHSLIKIKSILDQGEDFLSVLMSLIWQFKRLLKVQIDYNICGSLQSALNKNKIFFSLNKIYRVGVKNYSIEEIKIVLKILYKFDLYLRIYSKNIHQNLSYFLIFSILNFNNNFLIDCSKESKFNF, via the coding sequence ATGCAAGTGGTTTATTTATTATTGGGTAGTGAGCAAGGTTTAAAAGAAGCTTATTTAAAAGAGTTGCTAGTCAAGATGGATGCTTTTAAATCGAAAGTTTTAGTTACTAAATTTTTTTTGTCAGAACTCTCGGTTGTGGAATTTGTTGAAAAGCTATTTTCCAATTCTTTTTTTTCAGAAAAAGAAATTTTTATTGTTTATGAGTCTGAACTTTTAAAAGCAGGTAAAGATTTAGAACTAGTATGTAATGCAATTTTAAAGTCTAGCAATAAAACTATTATTTTTGTTTCTAATAGCAATACATGTAACATTGATTTTAAGAGTAAGCTTAAGTTTATAAAAAAAGTTTTTTATGAGATTCCTGATGATGACAAATTTACATTTGTAAAAAGAAATTTTTTTAATCTTAATATTAAAATTACAGATTCTGCAATAAATTTAATGCTTTTAATGTTAAATTCAGATACTAAAATTTTAAAATTTTATATAGATTCTTTTGCGCTTTTTGCCAAGAACAACACCATTGATGAGGAAGATATAACTTCTTGGATTAGCTTTGTTCGTTTTGAAAACACTTTTTCTTTATTTAATTCAATTTTAAAAAAAGATATGGAGCATTCTTTGATAAAGATTAAGTCTATTTTGGATCAGGGAGAAGATTTTCTTAGTGTTTTGATGAGTCTTATTTGGCAATTTAAAAGATTGTTAAAGGTGCAAATAGATTATAATATATGTGGAAGCTTACAGAGTGCATTGAATAAAAATAAAATTTTTTTTTCATTAAATAAAATTTATAGAGTAGGGGTTAAAAATTATTCAATTGAGGAAATAAAAATTGTTTTGAAAATTTTATATAAGTTTGATTTATATTTGAGGATTTATTCTAAAAATATTCATCAAAATTTGTCATATTTTTTAATATTTTCAATCTTAAACTTTAATAATAACTTTTTAATAGATTGTTCCAAAGAATCAAAATTTAATTTTTAA
- a CDS encoding glycosyltransferase family 4 protein translates to MKVAIFTDTYIPEKNGVATSIKQIKEGFEKNGYEVYIFCPKSKTSLNEKNVYRCSSIQINKKLDAVIAFPNKRKISKIIKSYKPDIIHTHSEFSMGKIGKQIALKQNIPIVHTSHTMWDYYLHYLGIFKYFIKPDKMMQKHYNKIKHFIYPSSKAKERYFRLSNNSNYRIIPNGVDRKLFIKTLSKEKKDEIFKKHNIKQTDKIIIFVGRINKEKNINSLVMNLKDLLIQNKNYKLIIIGKGSEEKEIKNFSIKHGLEKQILLIGTIPWEEICFYYKISDIFASLSRSEVYPMTVIEALTAGIPAILINDYIYKDVIKEGINGFLIKKYENLSYYIEKVIKDDKTLKTFKQNAKKHSIKFSSYFFTKKIENYYSEIIARKNH, encoded by the coding sequence ATGAAAGTTGCAATATTTACAGATACTTATATCCCAGAAAAAAATGGGGTGGCAACTTCAATAAAGCAAATTAAAGAAGGATTTGAAAAAAATGGATATGAAGTTTACATATTTTGTCCAAAATCCAAAACATCTTTAAACGAAAAAAACGTTTACAGATGTTCATCTATTCAAATAAATAAAAAACTTGATGCTGTAATAGCTTTTCCCAATAAAAGAAAAATATCTAAGATAATAAAAAGCTATAAACCAGACATTATTCATACTCACTCCGAGTTTTCTATGGGTAAAATTGGGAAACAAATTGCATTAAAGCAAAACATACCAATAGTTCACACAAGTCATACAATGTGGGATTATTATTTACATTACCTAGGAATTTTTAAATATTTTATTAAACCCGACAAAATGATGCAAAAACATTATAATAAAATAAAACATTTTATTTATCCGTCAAGCAAAGCAAAAGAGAGGTATTTTCGACTTTCAAATAATTCTAATTATAGAATTATTCCAAATGGAGTTGATAGAAAGCTTTTCATAAAAACTTTAAGCAAAGAAAAAAAAGATGAAATTTTTAAAAAACACAATATAAAACAAACAGACAAAATAATAATATTTGTTGGAAGAATCAATAAAGAAAAAAACATAAATTCATTAGTAATGAATTTAAAAGACCTTTTAATACAAAACAAAAATTATAAGCTTATCATTATTGGCAAAGGAAGTGAAGAAAAGGAAATAAAAAACTTTAGCATCAAACATGGGCTTGAAAAACAAATATTGCTAATAGGAACAATTCCATGGGAAGAAATATGCTTTTACTACAAAATTTCTGATATCTTTGCTAGTCTATCAAGAAGCGAGGTGTATCCAATGACAGTAATAGAAGCATTAACTGCTGGAATACCTGCTATTTTAATAAATGATTATATATATAAAGACGTAATAAAAGAAGGAATAAACGGATTCTTAATAAAAAAGTACGAAAACTTATCTTATTACATAGAAAAAGTAATAAAAGATGATAAAACACTAAAAACATTTAAACAAAATGCTAAAAAACACTCTATTAAATTTTCAAGCTATTTTTTTACAAAAAAAATTGAAAATTATTACTCAGAAATTATTGCAAGAAAAAATCATTAA
- a CDS encoding mechanosensitive ion channel family protein, giving the protein MFKEFFIFQDYFNHILESVVGYGLKVSIAIALWYFLKLIVKKIGKILFKTLEKSRLEEKLEATVFNFLKSFFKILTDFLIVLIILPYLGVPTTSIIAVFGSLGLAIGLAAQGILSNFVSGFIVLNSKFFKCGDHIKCGDVEGLVENVQIFFTTLKTFDEEIIKIPNSELTSNFVVNFSANPRRRVVFSFQVPHDTNIGLLKDKIEDLIIFNNKEFNVEICSPTLIVKKYTPCYIVVQVRFFINTDAFWAFQYFIGESIKNVLLDMKIKFPICFIPFDKPY; this is encoded by the coding sequence TTGTTTAAGGAGTTTTTTATATTTCAAGATTATTTTAATCATATTCTTGAGAGTGTAGTAGGTTATGGTTTAAAGGTTTCTATTGCTATAGCGCTATGGTATTTTTTAAAGTTAATAGTTAAGAAAATAGGCAAAATCTTGTTTAAGACTTTGGAAAAGTCTAGATTAGAGGAGAAGTTAGAGGCTACAGTTTTCAACTTTTTAAAATCTTTTTTCAAAATCTTAACAGATTTTCTTATTGTTTTAATAATATTGCCATATCTTGGGGTGCCTACAACATCTATTATTGCTGTATTCGGATCATTAGGGCTTGCTATTGGGCTTGCTGCTCAGGGCATTTTGTCTAATTTTGTTAGCGGATTTATTGTTTTGAATTCTAAGTTTTTTAAGTGTGGAGATCATATTAAATGTGGCGATGTTGAAGGTTTGGTTGAGAATGTCCAAATTTTTTTTACTACACTTAAAACATTTGACGAAGAAATTATTAAAATTCCAAACAGTGAGCTTACATCCAATTTTGTTGTTAATTTTTCAGCAAATCCTAGAAGAAGAGTTGTATTTTCTTTTCAAGTTCCTCATGATACGAATATTGGTTTATTGAAAGATAAAATAGAGGATTTAATAATTTTTAATAATAAGGAATTTAATGTTGAGATTTGTTCTCCTACTCTTATTGTCAAAAAATATACTCCCTGTTACATAGTCGTGCAGGTTCGATTTTTTATTAATACAGATGCTTTTTGGGCTTTTCAATATTTTATTGGTGAGTCTATTAAAAATGTTTTATTGGATATGAAAATTAAGTTTCCAATTTGTTTTATACCTTTTGATAAGCCATATTAA
- a CDS encoding chromate transporter: MTKHMKRKRQKKIYEMLNLFLLVFKTTTLTIGGGLIIISELKKILVKKRKIISEDDFNKILATSNVIPGVTAINFVFLVGRKFGGFPCALLLVVAGILPSIIAIIMVFLYLKLVPNSIHVEKFLEGAKISSIIIMLTVVLKFSKKMLNNSIIKWTICFLVIFAIFKLKIRISYILLIFFLIYTLKYITIKKILTKEKKDID, translated from the coding sequence TTGACAAAACACATGAAGAGAAAGAGACAAAAAAAAATATATGAAATGCTGAACTTATTTTTACTTGTCTTCAAAACAACAACGCTTACAATTGGTGGGGGATTAATAATCATATCTGAACTTAAGAAAATACTTGTTAAAAAGAGAAAAATAATATCTGAGGACGATTTTAACAAAATATTAGCAACATCAAATGTTATTCCTGGAGTTACAGCAATTAATTTTGTGTTCCTAGTAGGAAGAAAATTTGGGGGGTTTCCATGCGCACTTTTACTCGTTGTTGCCGGAATTTTACCTTCCATTATTGCAATAATAATGGTTTTTCTTTACCTAAAATTAGTACCAAATAGCATACATGTTGAAAAATTTCTCGAAGGTGCAAAAATCTCTTCAATTATTATAATGTTAACAGTTGTTTTAAAATTTTCAAAAAAAATGTTGAATAATTCTATAATAAAATGGACAATATGTTTTCTTGTAATTTTTGCAATTTTTAAATTAAAAATAAGAATATCATATATACTGCTAATTTTCTTTTTAATATACACATTAAAATATATAACAATAAAAAAAATATTAACTAAAGAGAAAAAGGATATCGATTGA
- a CDS encoding chromate transporter, producing the protein MILINLFITFLKIGLLNFGGGNGIAAIINNEIINNKQWITKEEFVNMITISRITPGPIATNIATYVGMKTAGIAGAIIATGALITAPIIIMIIILLMLHKTSFLTYCLENLKPIIVALWIITIIILIENTYLKIENDKTEFLRTLAIVGINFFILFFYNKISPALVIILSGFFYTLI; encoded by the coding sequence TTGATTTTAATAAACTTATTCATTACATTTCTAAAAATCGGATTATTAAATTTCGGGGGTGGCAATGGAATTGCAGCGATAATAAACAATGAAATAATTAATAATAAACAGTGGATAACAAAAGAAGAATTTGTCAATATGATTACAATATCAAGAATAACTCCTGGGCCTATTGCCACAAACATAGCAACATACGTTGGAATGAAAACTGCAGGAATTGCAGGAGCAATAATTGCTACAGGGGCATTAATAACGGCTCCAATAATAATAATGATTATTATCCTCTTAATGCTACACAAAACAAGCTTTTTAACTTATTGTTTAGAAAATCTAAAGCCTATTATTGTTGCACTGTGGATAATTACAATAATCATTCTGATCGAAAACACATATTTAAAGATAGAAAACGACAAAACAGAGTTTTTAAGAACCTTGGCTATTGTGGGAATTAATTTTTTTATTTTATTTTTTTATAATAAAATAAGCCCAGCATTAGTAATTATACTTAGCGGGTTTTTTTATACATTAATATAA
- the rpoN gene encoding RNA polymerase factor sigma-54, protein MIKQKLKLSQNLNSIQLQTIKILSLNKKELTQLILEESENNECLEIDSNKIFFETLKTYRFKKAFYKEDNMIKNQHDIALEKTQTNTSLKEHLLLQLRIQRINEDELKIGEILINNLNNKGFHIINPYDLFKKEEKEKVKKIIELIQKFDPIGICVPNIIESLILQAKHHKLEANIIKILEKAELLEKTQEKLKEELKIRSKEFNKALEIIRQKLNPNPTLEFKDPEDTNFYIDPDILIINHNNKFEIKIKEVNIFKKELKKTTINPQKQKKAKWLIESLRYRDEILAKIGIAIYTLQKEFLRRGFKSLRPMNLSILSEKISVSKSTISRAIKNKYLKCEWGTILIKELFSSVGGAKTNEFSKLSIKITVKKLLEVNKKMSDKAISAILKSKGISISRRTVNKYRNELKSEKGKIYYGT, encoded by the coding sequence ATGATTAAACAAAAATTAAAGTTATCCCAAAATTTAAACTCAATTCAATTGCAAACAATAAAAATATTAAGTCTTAACAAAAAAGAATTAACACAGCTTATACTGGAAGAAAGCGAAAATAACGAATGCCTAGAAATAGACTCAAACAAAATATTTTTTGAAACATTAAAAACATATAGGTTTAAAAAAGCTTTTTATAAAGAAGATAATATGATAAAAAATCAACACGACATAGCTCTTGAAAAAACACAAACAAATACTTCTTTAAAAGAACACCTTTTGCTACAACTAAGAATTCAGAGAATAAATGAAGATGAACTTAAAATAGGTGAAATATTAATAAACAATCTAAACAACAAAGGGTTTCATATAATAAACCCTTACGACCTTTTTAAAAAGGAAGAAAAAGAAAAAGTAAAAAAAATAATTGAACTTATTCAAAAATTTGATCCAATTGGAATTTGCGTTCCCAATATAATAGAATCTTTAATTTTGCAAGCAAAGCATCATAAATTAGAAGCCAATATTATTAAAATTCTTGAAAAGGCAGAACTTCTTGAAAAAACTCAAGAAAAGTTAAAAGAAGAACTTAAAATAAGAAGTAAAGAATTTAACAAAGCTTTAGAAATTATAAGACAAAAACTTAATCCCAACCCAACACTCGAATTTAAAGACCCAGAAGACACTAATTTCTATATTGATCCAGATATATTAATAATAAACCACAATAACAAATTTGAAATTAAAATCAAAGAAGTTAACATCTTTAAAAAAGAACTTAAAAAGACAACTATAAATCCTCAAAAACAAAAAAAAGCAAAATGGTTAATAGAATCATTAAGATATAGAGACGAAATACTTGCAAAAATAGGAATAGCTATATATACATTGCAAAAAGAATTTCTAAGAAGAGGTTTTAAAAGCTTAAGACCAATGAACTTGAGCATTTTGTCAGAAAAAATAAGTGTATCAAAATCAACAATATCAAGAGCAATAAAAAATAAATATTTAAAATGTGAATGGGGTACTATATTAATCAAAGAGCTCTTTAGCTCTGTTGGTGGAGCAAAAACAAATGAATTTTCAAAATTAAGCATTAAAATAACGGTAAAAAAGTTACTAGAAGTAAATAAAAAGATGTCAGATAAAGCGATTTCTGCTATACTGAAATCCAAAGGGATCTCCATTTCTAGAAGAACAGTAAACAAGTATAGAAATGAATTAAAATCTGAGAAAGGAAAGATATATTATGGAACCTAA
- a CDS encoding HPF/RaiA family ribosome-associated protein codes for MEPKIQTVNYNLNESEKNFILKKLEKFDTHIKKHVENLKITIKKEHELLEFDAHVHFNWGKIIHIREDDKVFLNLIDRAIEKLYKTAIKEKEKKNNK; via the coding sequence ATGGAACCTAAAATTCAGACAGTTAATTATAACTTAAATGAGAGTGAAAAAAATTTTATTCTCAAAAAACTAGAAAAATTTGATACTCATATCAAAAAACATGTAGAAAATTTAAAAATTACAATAAAAAAAGAACATGAGCTTCTTGAATTCGACGCACATGTTCACTTTAATTGGGGAAAAATAATACATATAAGAGAAGACGATAAAGTATTTCTCAACCTTATTGATAGAGCAATAGAAAAACTTTACAAAACAGCAATTAAAGAAAAAGAGAAAAAAAATAACAAATAA
- a CDS encoding HPr family phosphocarrier protein: protein MQEVKIEIINKDGIHSRSANIIAESTNKNSLCDIKITKKNNRKADAKSAIEIIILGIIYKEKANIIVVEKKEKLVIKNLSNLLKCNF from the coding sequence ATGCAAGAAGTAAAAATTGAGATAATAAATAAAGATGGAATACATTCAAGGTCAGCAAACATCATTGCTGAATCCACAAATAAAAACTCTTTATGCGATATCAAGATAACAAAAAAGAATAATAGAAAAGCTGATGCAAAATCTGCAATTGAAATTATTATATTAGGAATAATATACAAAGAAAAAGCAAACATAATAGTCGTAGAGAAAAAAGAAAAACTGGTAATTAAAAATTTGTCAAACTTACTAAAATGCAATTTTTAA